A stretch of DNA from Cryptomeria japonica chromosome 4, Sugi_1.0, whole genome shotgun sequence:
ATTGCTTTGAATATTCTTTTAGTTAGTTAGACTTGTGGGTCCATTGTCTTTTAGAAGCGCTTTACAAAGTTACTGGAAGGTTGGCATAGCACATACAAGTGCAAAATATTGTTCCCTGAATCAACCCTGTGTTTTTCTAAAAGCTTGAGTTCGGCACTATGGCCAGTCATCCAAGTTCTTCATCTGGGGGAAACTCTTCATCAGCGTGGACATCCAAGCAAAATAAATTGTTTGAGAAGGCCATAGCCATCTATGACAAAGACACTGCTGACCGTTGGCAAAAGGTGGCTGCAATGGTTGATGGGAAATCATCAGAGGAAGTCAAAAGGCATTATGAGATTCTGTTAGATGACTTGAATGGGATTGAATCCGGCAGAGTGCCTTCCCCCAAGTACAAACCAACTGGTTGATTTTTCTGGTAATTATGGAAACCAGGTATGATTGCTAAATTCATTCTTAGCGAACATCTTATATTTTTTCACTAGTTAATGTCGCATAAGTGTAAATAGTTCATTCTATGCTTTGACTTGTTTAGGTGATTCATTTTAAAGCACACTAATCTATTTAATAAACTCCATTTATTAATATGATTTCAAATGAACAATCTAAATAAATTGAAATCTGTAATGATATATTATGCATACTtactactatatatatataaataaattttcataATAATGCATCCATTAATTCTAAAATAATGATTGTTTTTGGATATCCATTTACTCTACTTAATATTGGTTTATTGATTCTCTCTCTTTATACTGATAGTACAAATGTTTTGCAGGCAATATATGGTATTAAGCTATAATGGAGCTCCTGGATTAAAACTTACCTATTATTATTACTCCTACTAATATCTACAAGGAGATAGCAGAAGACAACTAAGACGAAGTTCAGAAGCATGGTAAATGAAAATGACTGGGCACCTGTGGATACTTTGCAtgattattaatataataatatagaaATACCTGTAATAGTCATAAAGACATAATTGAAAGAAGGAAGCCTCAAGTTATATAAGCATTTGGGTGCTCTCTCTTCGTTTCAATATctgtaaaaaatcatatactacTCTACAACCTTTATCATTCAGAATGGACAAGTTCTGTGTACATGGATGTGAAGGTGGTGATATATGAGAGCAAGTATTTATAGACAAATagtcaaataaatatttttattatagaagtggttttgatgattggatttccTGTCCGTACATACATTTTTAATGTAAAAGGTCGATATATTACTTTTGAAAGGACC
This window harbors:
- the LOC131874735 gene encoding protein RADIALIS-like 4, which gives rise to MASHPSSSSGGNSSSAWTSKQNKLFEKAIAIYDKDTADRWQKVAAMVDGKSSEEVKRHYEILLDDLNGIESGRVPSPKYKPTG